ATTAcgatagaaattaaaaaaaaaaacaattgatgAAGCAGAAGAAGCTCAAACATCGACGTGGCAGTTCATTATCAATTGATAATTGATCGCCGCCCCCATAGCAACGCCGTTACTGTTGGAATCAAAATTCACGTACGCCGGGCAATTCACATGCAGATGATACTTCCCAGAAATGAAAGTACCCACTTTCCATCTAATTCTTCCCTCGACTCTCACGTTAATCAGCTCCGTTCCGGTTAACCGATCCTGTTTAAGTGCAGCAGCAAGATACGGAGCCACAGGAACGGAGTTCCCGTTCAGATTCGATGACCAAACGGTGGTATCCTTGTGTCCCTGATACGAGGACGGAAGCAGTTTAGGAGGAGTTATCTGCTGGCTGTGATACGAAGCGTACGCTTCAATTTTATCATAGTAAATGCCAATTCTTTCATTAGGGTTACGGGAGGAGAATGTCACTTGGAGGCTCGTGGTGAGTAGGTTTGCGGCGGAGAGGTTGAAGGCATAGACGGTGGCATCTTGGAGGATGAAATGGGGTTTGGTGGGACGGAGGATGAGATATATGAGGAGAATGAGGAAGAGCGCGAGGACTATGAAGCCGAGTAAGGAAGCAAGAAGGAGGCGACAGAGTTTTTTGCGGTACTGGTGGTGGTTGCGCCCACAGTCCTTGGCCGTCATGTCGCGGTGGTTCTTGCGGCgaggttatatatatatatatgcacacaAGGAGAGACTTACAATGGATGAATACGTTATGTATTTTACAATCTTACAAAGAATTACATAAATgtaagaaaaattatatataagcGAGGGTTTGTCTTGATTGTGTTACTAGTATGATATTTAGTTTTAAGTATTGAAATAGTTCAGTACAACAATATTGTCAAAGTTGATAGATCAAAGATGCATCGAACTTTAATGTCACATTAGTTTTGTAACTCAAAATTAATAACAAGAGGGCGAAAATTTAACCCTTTTATCCATTAGGGAGGAGAGATGCTTGAGGTCGAAGGTTAGAAGATTCAAAAATTTAGGTTGGggtctttatattttttaactCTTTCGAAGACGACGTTATATGTATGGGATGGCATGACCAACGGGTAAAGCTAGCCGaccattttcttttttctttttggatTTGAGGGGCTTTCTCTTGAATTCAACAACATTATTTCATTCAAACATTGAGTTTCTTAATCTCTAGATTCGAtctttaatatttaaaagaatttttttcgaaaaactATTTAAGATAATACTTGTATAAAGTGTTGATTGAAGATTTTCCTTTTGCTCCAAATTTCGGCCACACATATTTACATTTTTGTGCTTTGCTTATTTTTCTTATAGATATTTTAGAATGTAATTTAGTTCCTTGACTTGTTAAAGAAGATAGTTTTATATTTCTTTACTAGTACTACTAGTATTAGTTTTGTAAACTCGATTTCTTTTCTAATGATTATATTGTCCTGAAGCATCATACAAATGTGTTCACATATACATAATAAtttctatattatttttaattaagttatCTATTTCGCTGCTTGTTGTGATAAAGTATTATAATATTCAAGACAACACTTATATGTGATACACACAATCTTTAACATTATGTTAAATAGAACACTTTCAAACACAATGTGATCGTAATCGATATGAAACATTTCTATGTTGGGATTATGAGCGGTGAGCTGAATTTCATAGACAATGAACATGCCGAATCACTTGGACTTCGCGGTTCATCATGGGAATAAATCTACGATGACAAGGTTGGAATCAAACTTTTGAGTATAGAAATATATAGTTGCatcttaaaattataatttttaaaggggaaaattttaaaattcttcaattttCGGCAAGTACGTAATTTTGGACTTTTGTGTATGAATATTCAGTAAGTATCCTCTCACTGCCTTAGGGTCTCGGGGCTATATACGAATCacaaacaaccacaacataaaaagaaaataagggTCGAGCCCCATTACATACGATGAGCCAATAAAATTATGACAAATACAACTGACATGAAAGAAGTCCAAAAGAATCGCATCAAGAACTATAACAGTGGTCACCCATGTTAGAAACACAACATCAAGTCGCCGCTCATtcatgcatgttgcatagaGGGCGCGGGATTTAACCGTTCGTCTTTGTTCTGTCGTATGAAATGTGGCTAAATCATATCCACTCATTCATCTGATGACTCAATACATCTcaacatataaatatcaataGCAGTCAAAAGATTCAAAGCTCGACGTTCTATGCAAAGACATTTAATGTGACTAGTCAACTAACATCCAAAATAAAATCTAGTTGaaataaagtaaaattttgttttatttttaaaataaaatagaaattattctCAACTCTACACATTAACAATCaatgtaaatatataaatgcaatTACATCGGTCACATAAAAAATGCTACGTCACAActcattacaaaatatttaacatcATCTCACGTCGTTATAAACGTCTTAATAAAAACAGTAAATACATACGTCAACTAAACACTTAATTTACCATAGAAAATCTCAAAGAATTCtctaacaaaaacaaaacatgtggaaaaattatcacaaaaaagtttgtaagacgatctcactagtcaattttgtgagacaaatctcctATTAAGgtcactcatgaaaaaaatattactttttatgtcaaaagtatcttactattgtaaatatagacatgatTGACAtatctcacatattaagatctatgagaccgtctcataagaaacCTCCTACAAAATCATTTATTTCAATAGCCAAcaatttagcataaaatttcaaattcaccatttaggctttaaaatttccaaaactTGCGACTTAAAAactaaaattctcaaaattgatattttcatttcaaacatTTATTGATGATACCTTCATTCGGCTCAATATTAGTCTAAGTTCTCAACTTTGCAAATtagttcaaaattttcaaatcttcAAAACTAGTTTCAAAATTCGAGTTTAAGTTTTCACAATTCACATCGCACATCTCAACGTCCTCGCAATATCCAAATATTGAATATATGACTCCAAAAGTCAAAATATTCAAGTTTTTACAaatctgaatttttttataattactaataattttcgaaattagcatttaaaattcttaatgcattttaacatttaaataatgAATAACTCAACTCTAAAATTAGTAAATACTCGATatataaacttaaattttccaatataaatccaaaaaaattattgataccTTCGGTCGGCTCAAAGTTTATGCCTACACCCAATAATACATCACATATCAATCATTGGaactaaaatgaattaaaatccCCAAATTTCGAAACCTTAAATTTACCTTCAACAATGAATAAAACGACCCTAAGTTATGAAATTGAGCTCCCAAAGCTAACAAAGATCGCGTTCTAAGGTTACATGGTGGCTTTCCAAAAATATGTTTAATTTC
This window of the Primulina huaijiensis isolate GDHJ02 chromosome 3, ASM1229523v2, whole genome shotgun sequence genome carries:
- the LOC140972105 gene encoding NDR1/HIN1-like protein 1, with amino-acid sequence MTAKDCGRNHHQYRKKLCRLLLASLLGFIVLALFLILLIYLILRPTKPHFILQDATVYAFNLSAANLLTTSLQVTFSSRNPNERIGIYYDKIEAYASYHSQQITPPKLLPSSYQGHKDTTVWSSNLNGNSVPVAPYLAAALKQDRLTGTELINVRVEGRIRWKVGTFISGKYHLHVNCPAYVNFDSNSNGVAMGAAINYQLIMNCHVDV